A region from the Bradyrhizobium erythrophlei genome encodes:
- a CDS encoding ArsR/SmtB family transcription factor, whose amino-acid sequence MKLDDAAAHLEALGNPTRLKIYRALVRAGDAGLAVGRLQDKLKIAPSTLSHHIKTLMVVGLINQVRDATTLVCHANYDVMRGLVEFLVAECCADTAETDDTKAA is encoded by the coding sequence ATGAAGCTGGATGATGCCGCCGCCCATCTCGAAGCCCTGGGAAATCCCACCCGGCTTAAGATCTATCGTGCGCTCGTGCGTGCCGGCGATGCCGGACTCGCCGTCGGCCGCCTGCAGGACAAGCTGAAGATCGCCCCCTCAACGCTGTCCCATCACATCAAGACATTGATGGTGGTCGGACTCATCAATCAGGTGCGGGATGCGACCACCCTGGTGTGTCACGCCAATTACGACGTGATGCGGGGGCTGGTGGAATTTCTGGTCGCGGAGTGCTGCGCCGATACCGCGGAGACCGACGACACCAAGGCGGCATAG
- a CDS encoding FAD-dependent oxidoreductase, with protein MSEAKTVAIVGAGPVGLAAAAHVLERGLRPIVLEAGHSAGHSVRQWGHVQLFSPWEYNIDRAAARLLAPTGWNSPAPEQYPTGSELVERYLEPLATRTVLARHIHADSRVIDVSRAGFDKLKTKGRDTAPFEIRYQNGQGPKVMRADAVIDVSGTWHSPNPAGANGLRAIGETQAADRIAYGMPDVLGKDRARYAGKTVAVLGAGHSAIGTLTDLARLGEQSPATKPIWLLRSNDPAKAFGGGANDKLAARGELGAAFAALVAAERIKLESEFRVSHVTLDGPRLIVGAGGACCGRQIVVDELIVATGFRPDLDFVRELRIQLDPAIECPAMLAPLIDPNEHSCGTVRPHGARELAQAEPGFYFAGMKSYGRAPTFLMLTGYEQVRSIAADIAGDREAAERVELELPETGVCNRSAAPDASSCCGGLAFSGVDACCVADANAKQEGKAGCGCAA; from the coding sequence ATGAGCGAAGCAAAGACGGTGGCGATCGTCGGCGCCGGCCCAGTCGGGCTCGCCGCCGCCGCCCATGTGCTGGAGCGAGGGCTTCGGCCGATCGTGCTGGAAGCCGGTCACAGCGCCGGGCATTCGGTGCGGCAATGGGGCCACGTTCAGCTGTTCTCGCCGTGGGAGTACAATATCGACCGCGCGGCGGCGCGACTGCTGGCGCCGACCGGATGGAATTCGCCGGCGCCTGAGCAGTATCCGACCGGCAGTGAGCTGGTTGAACGCTATCTCGAGCCGCTCGCCACCAGGACCGTTCTCGCCAGGCATATCCACGCCGATAGCCGCGTCATCGACGTCAGCCGCGCCGGCTTCGACAAGCTGAAGACCAAGGGCCGCGACACCGCGCCGTTCGAAATCCGCTATCAGAACGGCCAAGGCCCCAAGGTAATGAGGGCGGACGCGGTGATCGACGTATCCGGCACCTGGCACTCGCCCAACCCGGCCGGCGCCAACGGCCTGCGTGCCATCGGCGAGACGCAAGCCGCCGACAGGATCGCTTACGGGATGCCCGATGTGCTCGGCAAGGACCGCGCCCGCTACGCCGGCAAGACCGTCGCGGTGCTGGGCGCGGGCCATTCGGCGATCGGCACCCTCACCGATCTCGCGCGGCTCGGGGAACAATCGCCGGCGACTAAACCGATCTGGCTGTTGCGCAGCAATGATCCGGCGAAGGCGTTTGGCGGCGGCGCCAATGACAAGCTTGCCGCCCGCGGCGAACTCGGGGCGGCTTTTGCCGCACTGGTCGCGGCGGAGCGGATCAAGCTGGAGAGCGAATTTCGCGTGTCGCATGTCACTTTAGACGGCCCTCGCCTCATCGTCGGCGCTGGCGGGGCCTGTTGCGGCCGTCAAATCGTCGTGGACGAACTCATCGTGGCGACAGGTTTCCGCCCCGATCTCGATTTCGTGCGCGAACTTCGCATCCAGCTCGATCCGGCGATCGAATGCCCGGCGATGCTGGCGCCGCTGATCGATCCGAACGAACACAGCTGCGGCACCGTGCGGCCACATGGCGCGCGGGAGCTGGCGCAGGCCGAACCCGGCTTCTATTTCGCCGGCATGAAATCCTACGGCCGCGCGCCGACCTTCCTGATGCTGACGGGATATGAACAGGTGCGGTCGATCGCCGCCGATATTGCCGGCGACCGCGAGGCCGCCGAGCGCGTCGAACTGGAACTGCCCGAGACCGGCGTCTGCAATCGGTCGGCCGCGCCTGATGCGAGTAGCTGCTGCGGCGGACTGGCATTTTCGGGTGTTGACGCCTGTTGCGTGGCGGATGCAAATGCCAAGCAAGAAGGCAAAGCAGGGTGCGGGTGCGCGGCTTAA
- a CDS encoding MFS transporter, with protein sequence MCVGQLGSLLPHVVVPSILAAFLIPEWHLSGAQAGLLAGSGAAGYMCAVPVLATLTDRIDARKILIAGSALSALGTLLFGLYASGLWSGAFFNALAGVGFAGAYMPGLKALTDRLAPGESSRAITLYKSSFSFGVGLSFLISQLVAEGWGWRAAFAVTAFGPLVMLTVCLLLRPVEPRPAQGRLLDFAPVFQNTEAIGFVLGYGAHCFELYGIRTWIVAFWTFVTMRNSQTPVLTPIVVSVLFSVLAMPASILGNEFALRIGRHRAITAVMFASAVVALLIGIFADKSPWFLLPLILAYAITVPADSGALTSGMAMAAEPRYRGATMAMHSTIGFSLSALGAWVVGVALDAAGGPQSPAAWMAAFTVLAAGIMSGPVALYWSRRTALQA encoded by the coding sequence ATGTGCGTTGGGCAGCTTGGCAGCCTGCTTCCCCATGTCGTGGTGCCATCCATCCTGGCTGCGTTCCTGATTCCGGAATGGCATTTGAGCGGTGCGCAGGCGGGGCTGCTGGCGGGTTCCGGCGCGGCCGGTTACATGTGCGCCGTGCCGGTGCTGGCGACGCTGACCGATCGCATCGATGCGCGCAAAATCCTGATCGCGGGCTCAGCCTTAAGCGCACTCGGCACCCTGCTGTTCGGCCTGTATGCGTCGGGACTTTGGTCCGGCGCATTCTTCAACGCCCTCGCCGGTGTCGGCTTCGCCGGGGCCTACATGCCCGGCCTCAAGGCGCTGACCGATCGTCTGGCACCCGGCGAATCGTCGCGCGCGATCACGCTCTATAAGTCGAGCTTCTCATTCGGCGTCGGCCTGTCCTTCCTGATCTCGCAACTGGTCGCGGAAGGCTGGGGCTGGCGTGCCGCATTCGCAGTGACGGCCTTTGGCCCACTGGTGATGCTGACGGTCTGCTTGCTGCTGCGGCCGGTCGAACCAAGACCCGCGCAGGGCCGCCTCCTGGATTTCGCGCCGGTGTTTCAGAACACGGAAGCCATCGGGTTCGTGCTCGGCTATGGCGCGCATTGTTTCGAGCTCTACGGCATCAGGACCTGGATCGTCGCGTTCTGGACTTTCGTGACGATGAGGAATTCGCAAACCCCTGTTCTGACGCCCATCGTCGTCAGCGTGCTGTTCTCCGTGCTCGCGATGCCCGCGAGCATCCTCGGCAACGAATTCGCGCTGCGGATCGGCCGGCATCGCGCCATTACGGCCGTGATGTTCGCCTCCGCCGTGGTGGCACTGCTGATCGGAATATTCGCCGACAAATCGCCATGGTTCTTGCTGCCCCTGATCCTGGCCTACGCGATCACGGTGCCGGCCGACTCCGGCGCATTGACATCGGGGATGGCGATGGCCGCCGAACCCAGATATCGGGGAGCAACGATGGCGATGCATTCGACGATAGGCTTCAGCCTGTCGGCGCTCGGCGCATGGGTCGTCGGCGTCGCGCTGGATGCGGCAGGCGGTCCACAAAGTCCGGCGGCCTGGATGGCGGCGTTCACGGTGCTGGCGGCGGGGATCATGTCCGGTCCGGTGGCGCTGTATTGGTCCAGACGGACGGCGCTGCAGGCATGA
- a CDS encoding MFS transporter, whose protein sequence is MSGRQLPIILGLGTSQTLAWASSYYLPAILADPIARDLGVSSNWIFAAFSASLVISALLGPRIGRQIDLVGGRSVLSISNLTLAAGLVLLGATYSVPVLVIAWLLLGVGMAFGLYDAAFAALGRMHGDTARRSITGITLLAGFASTVGWPLTAFGLEHIGWRDTCFAWAAAHILIGLPINFFMLPPVKGARTAVAASTKPHIPIDRTMVLLAFAFAAAWSVTGAMAAHLPRILEAAGATSLQAVTAGALIGPAQVAARIIEASLLSRFHPLVSTRLACLTHPIGAAILALFGGGAAGVFAVFHGAGNGILTIARGTLPLAIFGPENYGYRLGVIGAPARMAQAAAPLAFGLLIDSMGSRILIVSSALSLSALLALSLLRQPQRADVKT, encoded by the coding sequence ATGAGCGGGCGTCAGCTTCCGATCATTTTGGGCCTCGGCACCTCGCAAACGCTGGCGTGGGCTTCCAGCTACTACCTGCCTGCGATCCTGGCCGATCCGATCGCACGCGATCTCGGCGTGTCCTCGAACTGGATTTTTGCCGCCTTCTCGGCCTCGCTGGTGATCTCGGCGCTGCTCGGCCCGCGCATCGGCCGGCAGATCGATCTCGTCGGCGGCAGGTCCGTGCTGTCGATCTCCAACCTGACGCTGGCGGCGGGACTGGTACTGCTCGGCGCGACCTATTCGGTTCCGGTCCTTGTCATCGCCTGGCTGCTGCTCGGCGTAGGCATGGCCTTTGGCCTCTACGACGCCGCCTTCGCCGCGCTCGGACGCATGCATGGCGACACCGCCCGTCGCTCGATCACCGGCATCACCCTGCTGGCGGGTTTTGCCTCGACCGTGGGATGGCCGCTGACGGCCTTCGGGCTTGAACACATCGGCTGGCGCGACACCTGCTTCGCCTGGGCCGCCGCGCACATCCTGATCGGCCTGCCGATCAATTTCTTCATGCTGCCGCCCGTGAAGGGCGCCAGGACGGCGGTCGCGGCATCGACAAAACCGCACATCCCGATCGACCGGACCATGGTGCTGCTAGCATTCGCCTTCGCCGCGGCCTGGAGCGTCACGGGCGCGATGGCGGCGCATCTGCCGCGCATCCTGGAGGCGGCCGGCGCGACTTCGCTGCAGGCGGTGACGGCCGGTGCCTTGATCGGACCGGCGCAGGTAGCCGCCCGCATCATCGAAGCCAGCTTGCTCAGCCGCTTTCATCCGCTGGTCTCGACCCGCCTTGCCTGCCTGACCCACCCGATCGGCGCCGCCATCTTGGCGCTTTTTGGGGGCGGCGCCGCCGGCGTGTTCGCGGTCTTTCATGGCGCCGGCAACGGCATTCTCACCATCGCGCGCGGCACGCTGCCGCTGGCGATCTTCGGCCCCGAAAACTATGGCTACCGGCTCGGCGTCATCGGTGCGCCGGCGCGGATGGCGCAGGCTGCAGCGCCTTTGGCCTTCGGTCTCTTGATCGACAGCATGGGAAGCCGAATCCTGATCGTCTCCTCGGCGCTCAGCCTTTCCGCGCTATTGGCGCTGTCGCTGTTGCGGCAGCCGCAACGCGCGGATGTGAAGACTTAA
- a CDS encoding DMT family transporter, with translation MSEWIGVAIALASSCLGGSAAAITRYLVGNADPIALAILRWGIGFACLLPIALLLGVRWPPRRDWHAVMLLGLCFFGLFFVLYNIAIGYTTAARASLALATLPLHTMVVGALLGVEALTLRKTIGVCAAVLGVIAALASGLSAAPQGAWRGELIMTGAVLCMAFYNVWSRPFIRRSSALGFLTVGMGAGAAALVVVGAFTGSLTALGSLGPPQWIAGIYLGVGGGALAFILWVMALERATPTRVASTMTVNPIAAGLLATQLVGEPITANLVAGLVAVFAGIWIATTEAKKVYGA, from the coding sequence GTGAGCGAATGGATCGGGGTGGCGATCGCCCTGGCGTCGAGTTGCCTCGGCGGGTCGGCGGCGGCGATCACGCGCTATCTCGTCGGCAATGCCGATCCGATCGCGCTCGCCATCCTGCGCTGGGGCATTGGTTTTGCCTGCCTGCTGCCGATCGCATTGTTGCTTGGCGTGCGCTGGCCGCCGCGCCGCGATTGGCATGCCGTGATGCTGTTGGGGCTGTGCTTCTTCGGCCTGTTCTTCGTCCTCTATAACATCGCGATCGGCTACACGACCGCGGCCCGTGCCAGCCTCGCGCTGGCGACGCTGCCGCTGCACACCATGGTGGTCGGCGCGCTGCTCGGGGTCGAGGCGCTGACCCTGCGGAAGACGATCGGTGTCTGCGCCGCCGTGCTCGGCGTCATCGCAGCCCTTGCCTCCGGCCTGTCGGCGGCGCCGCAAGGCGCGTGGCGCGGCGAACTGATCATGACCGGCGCGGTCCTGTGCATGGCCTTTTATAACGTGTGGTCCCGCCCGTTCATCCGGCGATCGAGCGCGCTCGGTTTCCTCACTGTCGGCATGGGCGCCGGCGCCGCCGCGCTGGTCGTGGTGGGAGCGTTCACGGGCAGCCTCACAGCCCTCGGCAGTCTCGGGCCCCCGCAATGGATTGCCGGCATCTATCTCGGTGTCGGCGGCGGCGCGCTGGCGTTCATCCTGTGGGTCATGGCGCTGGAGCGCGCGACCCCGACGCGTGTCGCCAGTACCATGACCGTGAACCCGATCGCGGCGGGCTTGCTCGCGACGCAGCTCGTCGGCGAACCGATCACGGCCAACCTCGTCGCCGGGCTGGTCGCGGTGTTTGCCGGAATCTGGATCGCGACGACCGAGGCGAAGAAGGTTTATGGAGCCTAA
- a CDS encoding N-acyl homoserine lactonase family protein — translation MNRASILVAALLSAISAASPGHAQSGKPGVEKVYILSCGEGVAGDISRWSPGVNEGKSMDFVDTCYLIKHTQGWFLWDTGISDAVAAMPNGLAPADPKAVYWHRPKTLVAQLDQLGVKPADIKAMAVSHTHPDHIGNVELFTTTMLYVQKAEYEWPGANNEPRFKPGHPVTELEGDRDIFGDGSVTILSTPGHTPGHQSLLVKLPKTGAVVLSGDAVHFRDNWDNRRVPSLNFNKEQTLASMQKIADTLAKEHAQLWINHDKAQRDGQKMSPEFYD, via the coding sequence ATGAACCGAGCAAGCATTCTCGTTGCTGCGCTGTTGTCGGCCATCTCCGCGGCAAGTCCCGGTCATGCGCAGTCGGGCAAGCCCGGCGTCGAGAAAGTCTACATTCTCAGTTGCGGCGAAGGCGTCGCCGGCGACATCTCGCGCTGGTCGCCCGGCGTCAACGAAGGCAAGTCGATGGACTTCGTCGACACCTGCTACCTCATCAAGCACACGCAGGGCTGGTTCCTGTGGGACACCGGCATTTCCGATGCGGTGGCGGCGATGCCGAACGGGCTGGCGCCGGCAGATCCGAAGGCGGTTTACTGGCACCGTCCGAAGACTCTTGTCGCTCAGCTCGATCAGCTCGGGGTCAAGCCAGCCGACATCAAGGCGATGGCGGTGTCGCACACCCATCCCGACCATATCGGCAATGTCGAGCTGTTTACGACGACGATGCTCTATGTGCAGAAAGCCGAATATGAATGGCCGGGTGCCAACAACGAGCCGCGGTTCAAGCCGGGACATCCCGTTACCGAGCTGGAAGGGGACCGCGACATCTTCGGCGATGGCAGCGTGACCATTCTTTCGACGCCGGGACATACGCCGGGTCATCAGTCGCTGCTGGTGAAGCTGCCGAAGACCGGCGCGGTGGTTCTGTCCGGCGATGCCGTGCATTTCAGAGACAATTGGGACAACCGCCGGGTTCCTTCCCTCAACTTCAACAAGGAGCAGACACTGGCCTCGATGCAGAAGATCGCGGACACGCTGGCGAAGGAGCATGCGCAGCTGTGGATCAACCACGACAAGGCGCAGCGCGACGGGCAGAAGATGTCGCCCGAGTTTTACGACTAG
- a CDS encoding chromate resistance protein ChrB domain-containing protein: MSSPTTISTDKLARLIGTAHMPVLIDVRTDEDFAADPRLIPGAVRRHHEDVAGWGEEFSGRSAIVVCLRGQKLAQGTAAWLRHLHVEAEALEGGFEGWKAAKLPLVPTSKLPARDAQGRTVWVTRARPKIDRIACPWLIRRFVDPNAVFLFVAPPEVVGVGERFNAVPFDIENVFWSHRGELCTFDVMVEEFGLATPALLRLATMVRAADTARLDLSPEAPGLLAASLGLSRMYDDDLEQLEAGIALYDAFYRWCRDATSETHNWPTNKAKP; the protein is encoded by the coding sequence ATGTCATCCCCTACAACGATATCAACAGATAAACTTGCTCGCCTGATCGGCACGGCCCATATGCCGGTGCTGATCGACGTACGTACCGACGAGGATTTTGCCGCCGACCCGCGGCTCATTCCCGGCGCGGTCAGGCGTCACCACGAGGACGTGGCCGGCTGGGGCGAGGAGTTCTCCGGACGGTCGGCCATCGTCGTCTGCCTGCGTGGGCAAAAACTCGCGCAGGGCACGGCGGCCTGGCTGAGGCACCTCCACGTCGAGGCCGAGGCGCTCGAAGGCGGCTTTGAGGGCTGGAAGGCGGCCAAGCTGCCGCTGGTGCCGACGTCGAAACTCCCCGCGCGCGATGCACAGGGCCGCACCGTCTGGGTCACCCGCGCGCGGCCGAAGATCGACCGCATCGCCTGCCCCTGGCTGATCCGGCGTTTCGTCGATCCCAATGCGGTGTTCCTGTTCGTGGCGCCGCCTGAGGTGGTCGGGGTCGGCGAGCGCTTTAACGCTGTTCCCTTCGACATCGAAAACGTGTTCTGGAGTCATCGCGGCGAACTCTGCACCTTCGATGTGATGGTCGAGGAGTTCGGTCTGGCAACGCCGGCCCTGTTGCGGCTGGCGACCATGGTACGCGCCGCCGATACCGCACGGCTCGATCTCAGTCCGGAGGCGCCCGGGCTGCTCGCGGCATCGCTCGGCCTGTCGCGGATGTATGATGACGATCTCGAACAGCTCGAGGCCGGCATCGCGCTCTACGACGCGTTCTACCGCTGGTGCCGCGATGCCACCAGCGAGACTCACAACTGGCCCACCAACAAGGCGAAGCCGTGA
- the chrA gene encoding chromate efflux transporter has product MNNKADAGHGISFGEAFRVWLRVATLSFGGPAGQIAVMHRILVEEKNWISESRFLHALNYCMLLPGPEAQQLATYIGWLLHRTAGGIMAGGLFILPGIIAIMGLSYIYAAFGHVGFVEALFFGLKAAVLAIVIQAVVRVGSRALRNSVMIALAAAAFVGIFFFNVPFPVIIIAAGVIGYLGARSGRPEFAAVPHGGGKNSAAVDNLLGDELPDHVRPSVPRALKVAAIWLLLWLVPVAALLIGLGQANVFSQIALFFSKMALVTFGGAYAVLAYVAQQAVEHYHWVQPREMLDGLGMAETTPGPLIMVLQFVGFMAAFRDPGTLSPMLAGTLGGLLATWVTFTPCFLWIFLGAPFIETLRGNKGLAGALTAITAAVVGVILNLSIWFALHTVFRETSPVHSFGLSFDMPVLSSVDLPALVLAIAAATAIFRFNLGMLTVLAGSCAAGVLLRLAGVI; this is encoded by the coding sequence ATGAACAACAAGGCTGATGCCGGCCACGGCATCAGCTTTGGTGAGGCCTTTCGGGTCTGGCTGAGAGTCGCGACCTTGAGTTTCGGCGGCCCGGCCGGGCAGATCGCGGTGATGCACCGCATTCTGGTCGAGGAAAAGAACTGGATTTCCGAGAGCCGTTTTCTGCATGCCCTCAACTACTGCATGCTGCTGCCGGGGCCGGAAGCGCAGCAGCTCGCCACCTATATCGGCTGGCTGCTGCACCGGACCGCGGGCGGCATCATGGCCGGCGGCCTGTTCATTCTCCCCGGCATCATCGCCATCATGGGCCTGAGCTATATCTACGCCGCTTTCGGCCACGTCGGATTCGTCGAGGCACTGTTCTTCGGATTGAAGGCCGCGGTGCTGGCGATCGTGATCCAGGCCGTGGTCCGCGTCGGCAGCCGCGCGCTGCGCAACTCCGTCATGATCGCGCTGGCGGCGGCGGCCTTCGTCGGGATTTTCTTTTTTAATGTGCCCTTCCCGGTCATCATCATCGCTGCCGGCGTAATCGGTTACCTCGGAGCCAGGAGTGGACGGCCGGAATTCGCCGCCGTGCCGCATGGCGGCGGCAAGAACAGCGCCGCGGTCGACAACCTGCTCGGCGACGAATTGCCCGACCATGTCCGCCCCAGCGTTCCCCGCGCGCTGAAGGTTGCCGCGATCTGGCTGCTGTTATGGCTGGTGCCGGTCGCGGCCCTCCTGATCGGCCTCGGCCAGGCCAATGTGTTCAGCCAGATCGCGCTGTTCTTCAGCAAGATGGCGTTGGTGACGTTCGGCGGCGCCTATGCGGTGCTGGCCTATGTCGCGCAACAGGCGGTCGAGCATTATCACTGGGTGCAGCCGCGCGAGATGCTGGATGGCCTCGGCATGGCCGAGACCACGCCGGGCCCCCTGATCATGGTGTTGCAGTTCGTCGGCTTCATGGCCGCCTTTCGCGATCCCGGCACGCTGTCGCCGATGCTGGCCGGCACGCTCGGCGGGCTGTTGGCGACATGGGTGACCTTCACCCCCTGCTTCCTCTGGATCTTTCTCGGCGCTCCCTTCATCGAGACCCTGCGCGGCAACAAGGGGCTCGCGGGCGCGCTCACCGCGATCACCGCCGCCGTGGTCGGCGTCATCCTCAATCTGTCGATCTGGTTCGCGCTGCATACGGTGTTCCGGGAAACCTCGCCGGTGCACTCGTTCGGGCTGTCCTTCGACATGCCGGTGCTGTCGAGCGTCGATCTCCCCGCGCTGGTGCTGGCGATCGCGGCAGCGACCGCGATCTTCCGCTTCAACCTCGGCATGCTGACGGTGCTGGCGGGATCGTGCGCCGCCGGCGTGCTGCTGCGGCTCGCGGGGGTAATTTAG
- a CDS encoding cation diffusion facilitator family transporter, with amino-acid sequence MAHQHHHHDHSHAHGHAGHSHAPDRFEFAFAVGVALNTAFVVAELVFGYAANSLALISDAVHNFSDVISLLLAWAAGWLARKQPTEQHTYGYRRASILAALVNAGLLLVAVGGIAVEAINRIAEPAAVAGMTVVVVAALGIVVNGATALLFMRGRHGDLNIRGAFLHMAADAAVSLGVVVAAIVIMLTGWQWVDPAISLGIAAIVLASGWGLARDSVNLALDGVPKGIELSGVRDYLGGLEGITEVHDLHIWAMSTNETALTAHLVRPGGYDDSFLHGVCEQLSHRFHIQHATLQIEAGSDVCRLAPAEVV; translated from the coding sequence ATGGCCCATCAGCACCATCATCACGACCATTCCCACGCGCACGGTCATGCCGGCCACAGTCACGCCCCGGACCGTTTCGAGTTCGCATTCGCCGTGGGCGTCGCGCTCAATACGGCGTTCGTGGTGGCGGAACTTGTCTTCGGCTACGCCGCCAACTCGCTGGCGCTAATCTCGGACGCGGTTCACAATTTTTCCGATGTGATTTCGCTGTTGCTGGCGTGGGCCGCGGGCTGGCTGGCGCGCAAGCAGCCGACGGAGCAGCACACCTATGGCTACCGGCGGGCGTCGATTTTGGCAGCCCTCGTCAATGCGGGCCTGCTGCTGGTCGCGGTCGGGGGCATCGCGGTGGAGGCCATCAACCGGATCGCGGAGCCCGCTGCGGTCGCCGGCATGACCGTCGTCGTGGTCGCCGCCCTCGGCATCGTCGTGAATGGCGCCACCGCGCTGTTGTTCATGCGCGGCCGCCATGGCGACCTCAACATCCGCGGCGCCTTCCTGCATATGGCGGCGGATGCGGCGGTCTCGCTCGGTGTCGTCGTCGCGGCCATCGTGATCATGTTGACGGGATGGCAATGGGTCGATCCGGCGATCAGCCTGGGCATCGCCGCCATCGTGCTCGCCAGCGGATGGGGCCTGGCGCGGGACAGCGTCAATCTCGCGCTCGATGGCGTGCCGAAGGGCATCGAGCTTTCGGGCGTGCGGGATTATCTCGGCGGGCTCGAAGGCATCACCGAAGTGCATGATCTGCACATCTGGGCCATGAGCACCAACGAAACCGCGCTGACGGCGCATCTGGTGCGTCCCGGCGGCTACGACGATTCGTTTCTCCACGGCGTCTGTGAACAGCTTTCCCACCGCTTCCATATTCAGCACGCGACGCTGCAGATCGAGGCGGGCAGCGACGTCTGCCGGCTTGCGCCGGCCGAGGTGGTCTAG